From a single Collimonas pratensis genomic region:
- the ruvX gene encoding Holliday junction resolvase RuvX, whose product MSGLTGLSGTVLGFDFGLKRIGVAVGNTLLKQAQPLQVISAATNDGKFADIALLIKEWQPVLCVVGLPLHPDGAEHEMSVRCQRFANQLHGRYAVATVLVDERYSSAVIKQQRGEVIDDQAAAIILQQYFDDLSE is encoded by the coding sequence ATGAGCGGTCTGACCGGCTTGAGCGGCACCGTGCTGGGCTTCGATTTCGGCCTCAAGCGTATCGGTGTGGCGGTCGGCAATACCCTGCTGAAGCAGGCGCAACCCTTGCAGGTCATCAGCGCAGCCACCAATGACGGCAAGTTTGCCGACATCGCGCTGCTGATCAAAGAGTGGCAACCAGTACTGTGCGTAGTCGGCTTGCCGCTGCATCCGGATGGCGCCGAGCATGAAATGAGCGTGCGCTGCCAGCGCTTCGCCAATCAGTTGCACGGCCGCTATGCGGTGGCGACGGTGCTGGTGGATGAGCGTTATTCGTCGGCAGTGATCAAGCAGCAGCGCGGCGAGGTGATCGACGACCAGGCGGCGGCGATTATTTTGCAGCAGTATTTTGATGATTTATCCGAATGA
- a CDS encoding dihydroorotase yields MKLHIKNGRLIDPANHIDAQQDLFIAAGKIVGVGSAPADFTANKTIDASGLVVAPGLVDLSARLREPGYEYKATLESEMQAAMQGGVTSLVCPPDTDPVLDEPGLVEMLKHRAKSLNQAHVYPLGALTVGLKGQELTEMAELTDAGCIGFAQAEEPILDTTVLLRALQYARTFSYTVWLRPQDPYLGAGGIAHSGPIASRLGLSGVPTMAETIRLQTIFELVRATGARVHLCRISSAEGLELIRNAKKEGLPISCDVGAHHIHMTDVDIGFFDSNARMTPPFRSQRDRDAIRQALLDGTIDAICSDHTPVDDDEKLLPFGEATPGATGLELLLSLTLKWAEECVEAAPQRLSRALAKITTDAARVAGLPAGQLAVGSIADICLFDPAVRWTVAAKELASQGKHTPFLGYELSGRVKTTIVAGHITFERP; encoded by the coding sequence ATGAAACTTCACATCAAAAACGGCCGTCTGATTGACCCCGCAAACCATATCGATGCTCAGCAAGATCTGTTTATCGCCGCCGGCAAGATCGTCGGCGTCGGCAGCGCTCCCGCCGATTTCACCGCCAACAAAACCATCGACGCCAGCGGCCTGGTGGTGGCGCCGGGCCTGGTCGACCTGAGCGCGCGCCTGCGCGAGCCGGGCTACGAATACAAGGCGACGCTGGAATCGGAAATGCAGGCAGCGATGCAGGGCGGCGTGACCAGCCTGGTCTGTCCGCCCGACACCGATCCGGTGCTGGATGAACCGGGCTTGGTGGAAATGCTGAAGCATCGTGCCAAAAGCCTGAACCAGGCGCACGTCTATCCGCTCGGCGCACTGACGGTAGGACTGAAGGGACAGGAACTGACCGAAATGGCCGAGCTGACCGACGCCGGCTGCATCGGCTTCGCCCAGGCCGAAGAGCCGATCCTGGATACTACGGTGCTGCTGCGCGCGCTGCAATATGCGCGTACCTTTTCCTACACGGTCTGGCTGCGCCCGCAAGATCCTTACCTCGGCGCTGGCGGTATCGCCCATAGCGGCCCGATCGCCTCGCGGCTTGGCCTGTCCGGCGTGCCGACCATGGCCGAGACGATACGGCTGCAGACCATTTTCGAGCTGGTGCGCGCCACCGGCGCACGCGTGCACCTGTGCCGGATCTCCTCCGCCGAAGGGCTGGAACTGATACGCAATGCCAAGAAAGAAGGCTTGCCGATCAGCTGCGACGTCGGCGCCCACCATATCCACATGACTGACGTCGACATCGGCTTCTTCGATTCCAATGCCCGCATGACACCACCGTTCCGCTCGCAGCGCGACCGCGACGCCATCCGCCAGGCACTGCTGGACGGCACCATCGACGCCATCTGCTCGGACCACACACCGGTCGACGACGACGAGAAACTGCTGCCGTTTGGCGAAGCCACGCCCGGCGCTACCGGCCTGGAACTGCTATTGTCGCTGACCTTGAAATGGGCCGAGGAATGCGTCGAAGCGGCACCGCAGCGTCTCAGCCGCGCGCTGGCAAAAATCACGACTGACGCGGCGCGCGTGGCAGGCCTGCCTGCCGGCCAGCTAGCGGTCGGCAGCATCGCCGACATCTGCCTGTTCGATCCGGCAGTGCGCTGGACCGTCGCCGCCAAAGAACTGGCCAGCCAGGGCAAGCACACGCCTTTCCTCGGATATGAACTCAGTGGGCGCGTCAAGACCACGATCGTGGCCGGGCACATTACTTTCGAACGCCCATGA
- a CDS encoding symmetrical bis(5'-nucleosyl)-tetraphosphatase — MPSASASAYAIGDLQGCCSSLLSLLEKIDSTTPNSHLIFVGDLVNRGPQSLQTLRLIRALGERAQAVLGNHDLHLLAAAHGIRKLHRSDTLDEILNAPDRDELLDWLRHRPLALCQQDHLFVHAGVLPQWSATKTLSLAQEVADVLQGPDWVGFLREMYGNQPLHWNDDLQGNDRLRCIVNALTRLRFCDKDGTMELAAKESTGISLPGYLPWFDAPQRQTEDVTVVFGHWSTLGLIQRPNLLGLDTGCVWGGKLTAVRLADRALLQVSCPQAQRPG; from the coding sequence ATGCCATCAGCCTCCGCCAGTGCATATGCGATCGGCGATCTCCAAGGATGTTGTTCCAGTTTGTTGTCACTGTTGGAGAAAATAGACTCGACTACTCCAAATTCACACCTGATTTTTGTCGGCGACCTAGTCAATCGCGGCCCGCAATCGCTACAGACATTGCGCCTGATACGCGCCCTGGGCGAGCGTGCCCAAGCTGTGCTCGGCAACCACGACCTACATCTGCTAGCCGCGGCCCACGGCATCCGCAAACTCCACCGCAGCGATACCCTGGATGAAATCCTGAACGCGCCGGACCGGGATGAACTGCTGGACTGGCTCAGGCATCGGCCCCTGGCGCTATGCCAGCAAGACCATTTGTTTGTGCATGCCGGCGTGTTGCCGCAATGGTCTGCAACAAAAACACTGTCATTGGCGCAAGAAGTAGCCGATGTACTACAGGGACCGGACTGGGTAGGTTTCTTGCGCGAGATGTATGGCAATCAGCCTTTGCACTGGAACGATGACCTTCAAGGCAACGACCGCCTGCGCTGCATCGTCAACGCCCTGACTCGCCTGCGCTTTTGCGACAAAGACGGGACGATGGAACTGGCGGCGAAGGAAAGCACGGGAATTTCCCTGCCCGGCTACCTGCCATGGTTCGACGCGCCGCAGCGGCAAACGGAGGACGTCACCGTAGTGTTCGGACACTGGTCGACACTGGGATTGATACAGAGACCCAATCTGCTCGGACTGGATACCGGCTGCGTCTGGGGCGGCAAGCTGACTGCCGTACGCCTGGCGGACCGGGCCCTGCTGCAAGTCAGCTGCCCACAAGCGCAACGCCCTGGCTAG
- a CDS encoding lysophospholipid acyltransferase family protein, with amino-acid sequence MSSLQKRLQFTWRLTRVLLHLVVGLWTCAVVFPFADDTGRRWRIRQWSVELLAICRVQVSLHNPGNNVAAVRALIVANHISWLDIFAINSIQTCSFVGKSDIRDWPLLGWLCEKGGTIFIARGKQRDVRRIFQGLVTSIEAGERVAFFPEGTTAPQGALLPFHANLFEAALDARVPVQPYALRYLDAQGALHPAADFIGDMTFAQSMIAILQGEPMKAELIQLAPIETAGLHRRQLATAAQGLIAEALGQSQAEQASAAA; translated from the coding sequence ATGAGCAGCTTGCAAAAGCGGCTGCAGTTTACCTGGCGCCTTACGCGCGTGCTGCTGCACCTGGTGGTCGGCCTGTGGACTTGCGCAGTGGTGTTCCCGTTCGCCGATGACACCGGCCGCCGCTGGCGTATCCGTCAATGGTCGGTTGAGCTGCTGGCGATCTGCCGGGTGCAAGTCAGCTTGCACAACCCCGGCAACAATGTCGCGGCGGTGCGGGCGCTGATCGTCGCCAATCACATATCTTGGCTAGACATCTTCGCCATCAACTCGATCCAGACCTGCAGTTTCGTCGGCAAGTCGGACATCCGCGACTGGCCGCTGCTAGGCTGGCTATGCGAAAAGGGCGGCACCATCTTCATCGCCCGCGGCAAGCAGCGTGACGTGCGGCGCATCTTCCAGGGACTGGTCACCAGCATCGAAGCCGGCGAGCGGGTTGCCTTCTTCCCGGAAGGAACCACCGCGCCGCAAGGCGCCCTGCTACCGTTCCACGCCAACCTGTTTGAAGCCGCGCTGGACGCCAGGGTACCGGTACAGCCGTATGCCCTGCGCTATCTGGATGCGCAAGGCGCGCTGCATCCGGCCGCCGACTTTATCGGCGACATGACTTTTGCACAAAGCATGATCGCGATCCTGCAGGGAGAGCCGATGAAAGCCGAGCTGATCCAGCTGGCGCCCATCGAGACCGCCGGCCTGCACCGGCGGCAGCTGGCTACGGCTGCGCAAGGCTTGATTGCCGAAGCGCTGGGCCAGTCTCAAGCAGAGCAGGCCAGCGCTGCGGCTTGA
- a CDS encoding glycosyltransferase family 2 protein: MKLIIQIPCFNEAETLPIALLALPRKVAGFDQVEWLVIDDGSVDNTGEVAKAHGVDHVVRHAENKGLAKAFMTGLDTCLCLGADVIVNTDADNQYNADDIPVLTLPILQNRAELVIGSRPISSISHFSPIKKMLQKLGSWAVRIASNTDVPDAPSGFRAMSRTAAQRLMVFSDYTYTLETIIQAGQKNMSVISVPIRVHGDLRPSRLVKSMPSYIRRSIVTIVRIFVIYRPFFFFGTIGSVLFFAGFLIGLRFLWRYLMGEGDGHIQSLILASVLLGMGFQTLLIAFVADLLSANRKLLEDIRFKTAKLANGKNTNLASREDD; encoded by the coding sequence TTGAAATTAATCATACAGATACCTTGTTTTAACGAGGCAGAAACTCTTCCCATTGCGCTCTTGGCATTACCCCGTAAAGTTGCGGGATTTGATCAGGTCGAGTGGTTGGTTATCGATGACGGTAGCGTAGACAATACTGGAGAAGTGGCAAAGGCCCATGGTGTTGACCATGTTGTCCGCCATGCCGAAAACAAGGGGTTAGCTAAAGCCTTCATGACGGGCTTAGATACTTGTTTATGTTTAGGAGCTGACGTCATAGTCAACACTGACGCAGATAACCAGTATAACGCCGATGATATTCCTGTATTGACCTTACCTATTCTTCAAAACCGGGCAGAACTGGTGATTGGCAGCCGCCCTATTTCTAGCATCTCGCATTTTTCGCCTATAAAGAAAATGCTGCAAAAATTGGGGAGTTGGGCGGTACGGATAGCGAGCAATACAGACGTGCCTGATGCTCCGAGTGGATTTCGTGCCATGAGCCGCACAGCGGCGCAACGACTGATGGTATTCAGCGACTATACCTATACTTTGGAAACCATCATTCAGGCTGGGCAAAAAAATATGTCCGTTATCTCAGTGCCTATCCGGGTGCACGGAGATCTTCGACCTTCGCGTCTAGTCAAAAGCATGCCGTCCTATATCAGGCGCAGCATTGTGACTATTGTTCGCATTTTTGTAATTTACCGGCCATTTTTCTTTTTTGGAACAATTGGTTCTGTTCTTTTCTTTGCCGGTTTTCTTATCGGCTTGCGATTTTTATGGCGATATCTGATGGGTGAGGGAGATGGTCATATCCAGTCCCTGATTCTCGCTTCAGTTTTATTGGGAATGGGATTTCAAACCCTACTTATCGCATTTGTAGCTGATTTATTGTCAGCAAACCGTAAATTACTTGAAGATATTCGCTTTAAAACGGCCAAGCTAGCTAACGGTAAAAATACGAATTTGGCGAGTCGAGAAGATGACTGA
- a CDS encoding class I SAM-dependent methyltransferase, which translates to MSIKIAGGTEEDGIVVGNTYDKYSSRNPIVRWMMNGFEMALSGFVSKISPTSIHEIGCGEGYWVLQWNEQGFSARGCDFSRRVIEIARENASNRGMSPSFFDTRSIYDLNAEKDSADLVVCCEVLEHLENPEAGLLALQRVVERYLIVSVPQEPLWRGLNLARGKYISSLGNTPGHINHWSTRGFIQLISKYFDVIEVKSPLPWTMLLCQPRR; encoded by the coding sequence ATGAGTATAAAAATTGCAGGTGGCACTGAGGAAGACGGCATTGTCGTTGGAAATACCTATGACAAGTATAGCTCTCGCAATCCCATCGTCCGATGGATGATGAATGGCTTTGAAATGGCTCTGTCTGGCTTCGTTTCTAAAATATCGCCGACATCAATACACGAAATTGGTTGCGGCGAGGGATACTGGGTCTTGCAATGGAATGAACAGGGATTTTCCGCGAGAGGATGTGATTTTTCCAGGCGAGTTATCGAAATAGCGCGTGAGAATGCGAGTAATCGCGGAATGTCGCCTTCGTTTTTTGACACCCGTAGCATCTATGACTTGAATGCAGAGAAAGATAGTGCAGATCTAGTGGTTTGCTGTGAGGTGTTGGAGCATTTGGAAAATCCAGAGGCAGGCTTGCTGGCGCTTCAACGAGTGGTGGAGCGGTATTTGATCGTCAGTGTTCCGCAGGAGCCACTTTGGCGTGGCCTCAATCTGGCTCGAGGAAAATATATCTCTAGCTTGGGTAATACACCTGGCCATATCAATCACTGGTCAACACGTGGTTTTATCCAACTGATATCGAAATATTTCGACGTGATCGAAGTCAAGAGTCCGTTACCGTGGACTATGCTTCTTTGTCAGCCACGCCGTTGA
- a CDS encoding aspartate carbamoyltransferase catalytic subunit, translating to MLNPQLNKNGELQHLLTIEGLPTSVVTHILDTASSFVGVSDRDVKKVPLMRGKSVFNLFFENSTRTRTTFEIASKRLSADVINLNISASSASKGESLLDTIDNLSAMHADMFVVRHAQSGAPYLIAKHLTDTRQHHVHVVNAGDGRHAHPTQGLLDMYTIRHYKKDFSNLTVAIVGDILHSRVARSDIHGLTTLGVPEVRAIGPRTLLPSGLEQMGVRVFTDMNEGLKGVDVIIMLRLQNERMSGALLPSAQEFFKSYGLTPERLALAKPDAIVMHPGPMNRGVEIDSAVADGAQAVILPQVTFGIAVRMAVMSILAGN from the coding sequence ATGCTTAATCCCCAACTCAATAAAAACGGCGAACTGCAGCATCTGCTGACGATCGAGGGTTTGCCGACATCCGTTGTCACGCACATCCTGGATACGGCTTCTTCCTTCGTCGGTGTCAGCGATCGCGATGTCAAAAAGGTGCCGCTGATGCGCGGCAAAAGCGTGTTCAACCTGTTTTTTGAAAATTCGACCCGGACACGTACCACGTTTGAGATTGCTTCCAAGCGCCTGTCGGCTGACGTCATCAACCTGAACATTTCTGCCTCCAGCGCCAGCAAGGGCGAATCGCTGCTGGACACCATCGACAACCTGTCCGCCATGCACGCCGACATGTTCGTGGTGCGCCATGCGCAATCCGGCGCGCCCTACCTGATCGCCAAGCACCTGACCGACACCAGGCAGCACCACGTGCATGTGGTGAATGCCGGCGACGGCCGTCACGCCCACCCGACCCAGGGCTTGCTGGACATGTACACCATCCGCCATTACAAAAAGGATTTCAGCAACCTGACGGTAGCGATCGTCGGCGACATCCTGCACAGCCGGGTGGCGCGTTCCGACATCCACGGCCTGACTACCCTGGGCGTACCGGAAGTACGCGCCATTGGCCCGCGTACCTTGCTGCCGAGCGGCCTGGAGCAAATGGGCGTGCGCGTATTCACCGACATGAACGAAGGCTTGAAGGGCGTCGACGTCATCATCATGCTGCGCTTGCAGAATGAACGCATGAGCGGCGCTCTGCTGCCATCGGCGCAGGAATTCTTCAAAAGCTACGGCCTGACGCCGGAACGGCTGGCGCTGGCCAAGCCGGACGCGATCGTGATGCACCCGGGGCCGATGAACCGCGGCGTCGAGATCGATTCGGCAGTGGCGGACGGCGCGCAGGCGGTGATTCTGCCGCAGGTGACCTTCGGCATCGCGGTGCGGATGGCAGTCATGAGCATCTTGGCCGGGAATTGA
- a CDS encoding glycosyltransferase family 4 protein, which translates to MSKEIYILSTPRIFGGSEIFQIKLAALLQHHLHLTIVSPPLPPLQNGLADWGAQFVELPAHGRIALRWAFLHWLWQQRRVLRADNTQIVLNGRGAAYWAPLVRLLVGYAPTIISHTELSLKYWDLKERLYGVAVRNARRVIAVSETVAAQHRHRWPKTAVLAIPNWIDSAITTRTPHPQSGLAISLNLAVVGRLAPGKGIEDAVIACGGLQDLELHIYGDGPLHDDLGKMAHQMSWLHLHGHVDDLAQRLPTHAILLSCSHSESFSYSVAEGIQAGLLCVISDIPAHRELLGQDYPESLLFPVGNLQALQNSLRAAREMLTRDNGTAASEAVNRARARIRIRNAPDSARISYLTVLAAESNFSPV; encoded by the coding sequence ATGAGCAAGGAAATTTACATCCTCAGCACACCACGTATTTTCGGCGGCAGCGAGATTTTCCAAATCAAGCTCGCCGCTTTGTTACAACACCACCTTCATCTGACCATCGTTTCTCCCCCCTTGCCACCACTGCAAAATGGCTTGGCCGATTGGGGCGCGCAGTTCGTGGAATTGCCGGCACATGGCCGTATAGCCCTGCGTTGGGCGTTTTTGCATTGGTTGTGGCAGCAACGCCGGGTACTGCGCGCAGATAATACGCAGATCGTTTTAAACGGTCGTGGCGCTGCGTATTGGGCCCCCTTGGTACGGCTTCTAGTTGGATATGCGCCAACTATCATTAGCCATACTGAATTATCTTTAAAATACTGGGATTTAAAAGAGCGCTTATATGGCGTAGCGGTTCGCAATGCACGACGCGTCATAGCTGTGTCGGAAACCGTGGCAGCACAACATCGGCATCGATGGCCTAAGACAGCCGTGCTAGCCATTCCAAATTGGATCGATAGTGCAATTACGACAAGAACACCCCATCCCCAGTCAGGATTGGCTATAAGTCTAAATCTGGCCGTCGTAGGGCGCTTAGCTCCCGGCAAGGGCATTGAGGACGCTGTAATTGCATGTGGTGGACTTCAAGACCTAGAACTACATATTTACGGTGATGGCCCCTTGCATGACGATCTTGGCAAAATGGCACATCAGATGTCTTGGTTGCATTTGCACGGACATGTCGATGACTTGGCACAACGATTGCCGACGCATGCAATTTTACTATCGTGCTCCCATTCCGAAAGCTTTTCCTATTCGGTGGCAGAAGGTATCCAGGCTGGATTGCTGTGCGTGATCAGCGATATCCCAGCACATCGTGAATTGTTGGGCCAGGATTATCCTGAGTCGCTGCTATTTCCTGTGGGGAATCTTCAGGCGCTGCAAAACTCATTGCGGGCAGCCCGAGAAATGCTAACCAGGGATAATGGCACTGCTGCCAGTGAGGCAGTAAATCGGGCAAGAGCACGCATTCGCATCCGCAACGCTCCAGATAGCGCCAGAATCAGTTATTTGACCGTATTGGCTGCGGAATCCAATTTCTCTCCGGTTTAA
- a CDS encoding glycosyltransferase family 4 protein: MEGKDVRVGIDARFITRHPRRGIGNYSLNVVAELVRLSPETEFFLYISAPDHEGILPRAANVTVRRLTTPAYPFWEQLALPRAARHDHLDILHCLGNTAPVIMPRGIKLVLSLMDVMFLQTGEFVPKPTNNYQALGRIYRRAVVPRCTLSADRVITISEYSRRDILDLIPNLDPERVSVTFLSCDAIFKQAVKEQPQNSVTGRSPYILTLGANDPRKNTLRLVKAYLALWKKHEIDEQLVISGYANWENSEAYRVVKNAGATDRVKFLSFISIEELADLYRNATFFVYPSLYEGFGIPLLEAFSAKCPVLASNTTSIPEVGGDAALYVDPLNQDSIEQAMYQLIHDDKLRQSLADRGYARALEFTWTETARKTLSIYQHCMSEK, from the coding sequence ATGGAAGGAAAAGATGTGAGAGTAGGAATTGATGCGCGCTTTATTACAAGACACCCGAGACGCGGCATAGGAAATTACTCTCTCAACGTCGTTGCGGAGCTAGTCAGATTGAGCCCCGAAACCGAGTTCTTCCTATATATATCCGCGCCTGATCACGAGGGAATACTCCCAAGGGCAGCCAATGTGACAGTCCGCCGGCTTACCACACCAGCTTACCCATTCTGGGAACAACTGGCGCTGCCGCGCGCTGCGCGCCATGACCACCTGGATATTCTGCATTGTTTAGGTAACACGGCTCCGGTGATCATGCCGAGAGGTATCAAACTAGTGCTGTCGCTGATGGATGTCATGTTTCTTCAGACTGGAGAATTCGTACCCAAGCCAACCAATAACTATCAGGCTCTTGGTCGAATATACAGGAGAGCAGTGGTTCCGCGATGCACGCTGTCGGCAGATCGAGTGATCACAATTTCGGAGTATTCACGACGTGACATTCTGGACCTAATACCAAACCTAGACCCCGAGCGCGTGAGTGTCACTTTTCTTTCTTGCGACGCCATATTCAAGCAAGCGGTTAAGGAGCAACCACAAAATTCGGTTACGGGTCGTTCCCCCTATATTCTGACTCTCGGTGCAAACGATCCAAGAAAAAACACTCTACGCTTGGTGAAAGCATACCTTGCTCTTTGGAAAAAACATGAAATCGATGAACAACTTGTCATTAGTGGTTATGCGAATTGGGAAAACAGCGAAGCCTATCGCGTAGTAAAAAATGCAGGGGCCACCGATCGTGTGAAATTCTTGTCTTTCATCTCGATCGAGGAATTGGCCGACTTGTATCGTAATGCAACCTTTTTTGTTTATCCGTCCCTTTACGAAGGTTTCGGCATCCCATTGCTAGAAGCCTTCTCTGCGAAGTGCCCAGTACTCGCTTCAAACACAACGTCGATTCCAGAAGTAGGTGGTGACGCCGCTCTATATGTAGATCCATTGAATCAAGACAGCATCGAACAGGCAATGTATCAACTGATCCATGATGACAAGTTAAGACAATCATTGGCTGATCGCGGATATGCGCGAGCCCTCGAATTCACCTGGACCGAGACAGCCCGGAAGACACTTTCCATTTACCAGCATTGCATGTCAGAGAAATGA
- the pyrR gene encoding bifunctional pyr operon transcriptional regulator/uracil phosphoribosyltransferase PyrR: MTTITPQFDAEALYQALEAKVKSALAQTDNVAVIGIYSGGAWIAERLVAALKLNPAERLGFIDVSFYRDDFSEKGLRTDIKPTQIPFDVNGATILLVDDVLYTGRTTRAAINELFDYGRPAKIMLAALVDRGERDLPVAADFVAAAATLQPGQSLQLQRADDGSFTLDIQTNA; this comes from the coding sequence ATGACTACTATCACCCCCCAATTTGATGCCGAAGCGCTGTACCAGGCGCTTGAGGCAAAAGTAAAAAGCGCGCTGGCGCAGACCGACAATGTGGCGGTCATCGGCATCTACTCAGGTGGCGCCTGGATCGCCGAGCGGCTGGTCGCAGCCTTGAAACTGAACCCTGCCGAGCGTCTGGGTTTTATCGATGTCTCGTTCTACCGCGACGATTTTTCCGAAAAAGGCTTGCGCACCGATATCAAGCCGACCCAGATTCCCTTCGACGTCAACGGCGCCACCATCCTGCTGGTGGACGATGTGCTGTACACCGGCCGCACTACGCGCGCCGCCATCAATGAATTGTTCGATTACGGCCGCCCGGCAAAGATCATGCTGGCGGCGCTGGTAGACCGCGGTGAACGCGATTTGCCGGTGGCAGCCGACTTTGTCGCCGCCGCGGCCACGCTTCAACCGGGCCAGTCCCTGCAACTTCAACGCGCCGACGACGGCAGTTTTACTCTAGACATTCAAACCAATGCTTAA
- a CDS encoding glycosyltransferase family 4 protein, with protein MKILAISSRIPSSGKKGDQVVSFFRLMHLARSNTVVLVCFGDITKAEDREAKQALEALGIVVHFVLWKPFVALAHLLKAIFNPLMPFQCALFQSGKFKRRVNTLRIGFKPDALYCVMVRVFPNIAQNKSRVFVDMVDSMGLNFSRRVSMAKGLKRWLLDLECRRVCRFERNVALQATQSFVVSKIDQKSIGIDKVHAIPLGIDMQQFNKNRGNPKPGPVIAFTGNMGYQPNIDAVQWFIQNCWPQIKSLIPEVQLIIAGSNPHPSVLTFGKHDSAIKVTGRVPSVAAILNTASVAIAPMQSGSGMQFKILEAMACATPTVTTSLGLGDISATPGKDIMVADSSPDFIQAVLSLLASTQLSAAIGDSGMEYVRNHHSWEAINEQFVEICGIS; from the coding sequence ATGAAAATTCTAGCTATATCGAGCCGAATTCCATCATCGGGAAAAAAAGGGGATCAGGTTGTTTCGTTTTTTCGTTTAATGCATCTGGCGCGCAGCAACACCGTTGTGCTGGTTTGTTTCGGCGATATAACCAAAGCTGAAGACCGTGAGGCAAAACAAGCTTTAGAGGCATTAGGGATCGTCGTTCACTTCGTTCTCTGGAAACCTTTCGTAGCCTTAGCACATTTGCTAAAGGCAATTTTTAATCCTCTAATGCCATTTCAATGCGCACTCTTCCAGTCTGGGAAGTTTAAAAGGAGGGTCAATACTTTACGTATTGGTTTCAAACCCGATGCGCTCTATTGTGTGATGGTTCGTGTATTTCCGAACATTGCCCAAAATAAAAGTCGAGTGTTTGTGGATATGGTTGACTCTATGGGGCTCAATTTTTCCAGGCGTGTCAGTATGGCAAAAGGCTTGAAGCGCTGGCTTCTGGATTTGGAGTGTCGGCGGGTATGCAGGTTCGAAAGAAATGTCGCACTCCAAGCCACGCAGTCATTTGTAGTCTCCAAAATCGATCAGAAATCCATTGGCATAGACAAGGTTCATGCAATTCCCCTTGGCATCGATATGCAACAATTCAATAAAAACAGGGGAAATCCAAAACCGGGGCCTGTCATTGCCTTCACTGGCAATATGGGCTATCAGCCAAATATTGATGCCGTACAATGGTTCATCCAGAATTGCTGGCCTCAGATAAAATCATTGATTCCAGAAGTGCAATTGATTATTGCCGGTAGCAATCCGCATCCCAGTGTTTTGACATTCGGAAAGCATGACAGTGCCATCAAAGTAACGGGCCGAGTGCCATCTGTAGCTGCTATCTTGAACACGGCGTCCGTTGCCATCGCTCCCATGCAATCTGGCTCAGGCATGCAATTCAAGATCCTCGAGGCGATGGCGTGTGCCACTCCTACCGTGACGACTTCGCTTGGCTTAGGTGATATTTCCGCCACCCCAGGAAAAGACATAATGGTGGCTGACTCATCACCGGATTTCATCCAGGCAGTGCTCAGTTTACTTGCATCGACACAGCTATCTGCGGCCATCGGTGATAGCGGGATGGAATATGTCCGCAATCATCATAGTTGGGAAGCGATTAACGAACAATTTGTTGAAATTTGTGGAATTAGTTAA